Genomic segment of Candidatus Cloacimonadota bacterium:
GATTTTGGGTGGAGTGGAGATTACTCATAAAAAAGGACTTGTAGGCCATTCGGATGCAGATGCTTTGTGCCATGCGATTATTGATGCTATGTTCGGAGCGGCTGCTCTTGGCGATATCGGAACTCATTTCCCCGATTCGGATGAGAAATACCGAGGGATTTCAAGTTTGAAATTGCTTGAGCAATCAGCTGCGATTTTACTTGAAAATAATTACAGGATCATTAATATTGATTCAACTATCGTGCTGGAAAAGCCAAAATTAATTTCTTATAAACAGCGTATGATTAAGAACATATCCGAGAAACTTGACATCAAAACTACCCAAATATCCGTCAAGGCAACAAAAGAAGAGGGACTTGGATTTGTGGGGGAACAAAACGGCATTAAAGTTTTTGCCGTTGTTCTGCTGGAAAAGAAAAATAAATAATCAGGAAGTGTTCATGTCAGCGAGCAAACGCTGCCGTATAATCGCACTGCTAAAAATAAAAATGAATCCCCCAACCGGCGGATGTGTATTTGGTGGTAAAAAATATTTGATATGAAATCTATTGATTTATTAATAATAAATATCGGTGAGTTGCTCACCATTGCTCAAACCGATTCCGAGATTGGAAACAAGATGGACGATTTGGGAATTATCTATAATGGAGCAATTGCCATAGAGGATGGGAAAATATCGGATGTAGGTTCCCTTGATGACATTATTAAGAATTATTCATCCAAGAATATTATTGATGCAAAGGGCAAAGTCGTGATGCCCGGTTTTGTTGACCCACACACTCATCCTGTTTTTGTAAATACACGCGAAAAAGAATTCGAGATGCGAATTCAGGGGAAAACTTATAAGGAAATTTCGCAAACAGGTGGTGGGATTCGTTCAAGTATATCCGACGTGCGAGCAGCTTCAAAAGAAACTTTGTACAAATTAGGGATGAAACGAATAGAAAAAATGCTCCAACAGGGAACTACAACCATAGAAGCAAAAAGCGGTTACGGGCTTTCTACAGAATCGGAAATCAAGATGCTGGAAGTGATTCGAATGATGGGTGAAAATTCGGAAATGGATATCAAAGCCACGTTTCTCGGAGCACATGAATTTCCGGAAGAATATAAGGATAATAGAGAAAAATACATTGAAATATTAATGGAAAAAATGTTACCCGCAGTAGCCGAGAGAGAATTGGCTGAATATTGTGATATTTTTTGCGAAGAACATGTTTTTACCGTGGACGAATCCCGAAAGATTCTTTTACGAGCAAAGGAGTTAGGCTTTAAAATACGGATGCATGCCGACGAACTTGAACCGATTGGTGGGGCGGAACTTGCAGCAGAAATTGGGGCAATTTCCGCTGATCATCTCGTTGCAATTTCCGATAATGGAATTACAGCAATGAAAAACGCTAATGTATTTCCGATTTTGCTTCCCGGAACGACTTTTAGTTTGGGCTTAAAAAACTATGCTCCGGCACGCAAAATGATAGCAGCCGGTTTGCCGGTTGCCCTTGCCACAGATTTTAATCCCGGCTCATGCAACTGTGATTCTATGCAAACAGTGATCAGCCTTGCCTGTCTTCAGATGAAAATGTTAC
This window contains:
- the hutI gene encoding imidazolonepropionase; translated protein: MKSIDLLIINIGELLTIAQTDSEIGNKMDDLGIIYNGAIAIEDGKISDVGSLDDIIKNYSSKNIIDAKGKVVMPGFVDPHTHPVFVNTREKEFEMRIQGKTYKEISQTGGGIRSSISDVRAASKETLYKLGMKRIEKMLQQGTTTIEAKSGYGLSTESEIKMLEVIRMMGENSEMDIKATFLGAHEFPEEYKDNREKYIEILMEKMLPAVAERELAEYCDIFCEEHVFTVDESRKILLRAKELGFKIRMHADELEPIGGAELAAEIGAISADHLVAISDNGITAMKNANVFPILLPGTTFSLGLKNYAPARKMIAAGLPVALATDFNPGSCNCDSMQTVISLACLQMKMLPAEAIAASTRNAALSLEIGDKIGTLEKGKQADILIMDMPSYRYLPYHLGSNCVKTVIKNGKIINFNQI
- the ispF gene encoding 2-C-methyl-D-erythritol 2,4-cyclodiphosphate synthase; translated protein: MRIGFGYDVHPLKEGEKMILGGVEITHKKGLVGHSDADALCHAIIDAMFGAAALGDIGTHFPDSDEKYRGISSLKLLEQSAAILLENNYRIINIDSTIVLEKPKLISYKQRMIKNISEKLDIKTTQISVKATKEEGLGFVGEQNGIKVFAVVLLEKKNK